The window GGCCGCCTTATAGCTTTTGTCCCATGTATCAGCAGCAGGTGCGGGGCTGGCTTCTGCATGAGGTATGTGCTTCGGATGTTTCTCTCTCTTGTCTCCTTTGATCTGCTTTAGAGCGTGTTTCAACGCTGGTAACAGTGCCTCCATACACTCGGCCACTGCATTTGGATTCCCGGGCATATTGATTATCTGAGAGACCAGAAACAACTAGAAGCGTGAGTGGTGACAACTTTTAGAGATGATAATACCAATTTGAACTTAGAGGTGATAATACCAATGTCGAGCCTCTGATTCCTGCTGCAGAGCGTGAGAGCATCGCAAATGGCGTTATCTGCTCACAGAGAAAATAGCAAAACGGGATCAGGTAACTACTACTCACCGCCACTCTTTTCCAGGATGGAGAAGAGCAACAACCATTcaaaccaatttaaaaaaattagtaaccAAAATCAAATCTGTATGCATCGTTTCCGTAGAGATCAGTTTGGGGTTGAGTTAATGTTTTAATATCCTTGATAAAATTAAGTTCCTGGTTGGTCCTGTTTTTCGAGTAAAAGACAAGAAGGAACAAGTACTTACCTTTAAGCTCTCTTGCATCATAACAAAGAGAAGACCGGGTGTTTCTCTCTCGATCACTTGTTTCGTTGCTTCAGGTGTTATATCTCTTGGAGTGAAGCCAGTACCACCTAAATGCAAGAAGCAACTCCATCAAAATATGATTACCAAATCCACGATACGTAACTAGATGTTTACATACCAAGTGTAAGAATGAGATCTATTTCGTCAACATCGCTCCATTTCTGAAGAATGTCTTTGATCCTTTCAACTTCATCGGGGACAACAGCTGTTGCAACTACCTTCGCTCCTCCCAGTTTCTCAGACGAGGAATCAATCACTGATACAGCCCTGGGCCCACTGCACGAAGAAAAGTATCATCACACTTACTCTGAAGTAGAGAAACCAGGGAGAAAAAAACTATCAAGAAAGGGATTAAGTTGTTTATGCGGAATGGCATCAGGATGAGATTTTACCTACAAGATGTAGCAAAGCACTGTGGTGCTTCCTTGTCTCACTATGACAAGGAGCAATATTACTTAGCGTGTTACTGTGGCATCGAATTAGTGACCTCACCAGAATAACGAACTGGAGAGATGTATCTAGATGCTCTTTCTTTATCGAAATTTTTAGATAAGTCTTAGAATAACTTCTCACTGTATTTTATTCTAGAGGAGGAGGTTAACAGTAAGCATACCTTCGATCAGGTCCAGCCCCAGCTGAAACCGTATCACTGACAGTAAGAATAGCCACTTTATAATCAGGCCCCGGTACTTCATTGTTCTTCATTTCTTTCGTAATAGATTTTGGTTCTGataatgagttttttttatctataGAGAAGCCACTGATATCGGAAACGATTACAGCTGATACAGAAGTTCCAGCAGAAAGCACTTTCCCCGTAGCAGGCAACTCCAACAGAGCATTAGCCGACCTCATACTTAAAAGCCGACTGCTCATCTGATGTCCTGTGCTCTCAGCAACAAATCTGACATCCaggtatatattattaatctatTTAAGATAGTAATACGTAATGCAACTTTCAAGAAAATCCATGACAGTCCACCTAGGTTTTTGACTCAAAAGCAGACTTAGTTATGAAAAAAACTCACCCGGAAGTCCCTGATCCATCGTTCTCTTTCCATTTGATGATGGCTCGATGAAACTCCGGACGAATGGAATCTGACTTTATGGGCTGCTGCAGTCGAGCTTGCACTCTGCACAAAGATTAGACGGTAATCTACCCTTTCACTGATGATCAAATTAAAGGAATTcattaacaacaaaaaaaattaacttcgGTAACCTCAGTGGATGAGGGCTTGTCCATCCTGCAAGCTGGCGGATTGCAGGCACAACAAAGAGATTGAAACAAACTAAACAGCTTACAGGATTCCCTGGTAACCCAAATGCAAGGACTGTTTTCCCCATCACACTTTTAGTTGGTTTTGCACTGATCTCAGCAAACGTCAAAGGTTTCCCAGGTTTCATTAATACCTGAAgcaaaaattatatatgaaatCTTCTCAGTTCGATCTGTATATCAGACTAAACATGGTCAACTTGTTGAGCTAGTTGAGAAATCAATCAGAAGAGGTGGATAAAAGACTGTCAGAAAACATAGAAGCCATTTATTCTGCTTTTAAGTACAGAAAGAAATAAACTCCCCAGAGATGATTGAGGAAACTAATACTGCTTATTACCTTGCTGAAATGTactttccctttctctttgagCAATGGCTTGACAAAGTCCCTGTCTCCCATTGAAACACCACCAGAAGATAAAATAATATCGACTCCAGAGGATATGGCTTCATCCAAAACTCTCTCAAGCTCTTTTCTATCATCTCTGACGATTCCGAGGTCAACAACTTTGCATTGTTGCTGCATCACTGCTGCTACTAACATTGCTCGATTCGAGTCCCTAATCTGCAGAGAGCCAATTGATTAGCCACTAAAGTAATATTGGGGTCCAAGATTTCAGAGAAATCTACATTCTGCATAATACCTGACCACGACCTAAAGTCCCAGCTGTCGGCTCGACAAGTTCATCCCCAGTAGAGAGAACAGCAACTGTTGGCATAGGGTATACCTACatggaagtttttttttttttgttttggacaGTCACAGAACTTCTagtaaatttgtaaatataaaaactGATATACAGCAGCAATACCTTCACCAAGGTTACTCCTGCAGTTGCTAACAAGCCAATTTCTGAGGCACCAATCCTTTCTCCAGTTTTTAGAACAGTTGCATCTTTCTCAATGTCACAACCCTAACATATAAGTTGAATGAATCTTGTGGAACTCTCAAACAATAATCAACATAAAATGATTCCAAACAGCTGGAAAACCGCCATTTCATTAACGTTTTAAGTTTGATGGTTGATAATAAAGTATGTTAATTCAAGTACATATCCTGATATCCAAACCTGAAACGTTATCGTGTTGCATGCATCCTAAAGTTTATTTAGAACAATAAATGGAAATGCACTAAAGAGAACAGTACGATAATACAACTATTTAGCAAACAGTCAAGGAGGCCAAAGATATCAACTACAAGATTGGTTATATAAGGGGGAAAAAATGAAACATACCACTCTACGGATGTCAGTGCCTTTCTTGGTTTGAATCAGTATTTTGACTCTTCTTGGCTCAGTTGAGACGTCTCCAATTACTTCAGTGTCCTCAACTTGGACAACTGCATCGGCACCATCAGGTATAGGTCCTGAAGAGCAACGTATCAAAGACAGAAAGGgttaaaatcaaagaaaaaactACTTCCCAGACACTTCCCCACGCAGATACTACCAAATGGAAAACTGTAGTTATTTAGTGAAAATGGATAAAACATAAAAGTCAGGTACAAAGTTATCATATGAGCAAATGATATAAATCATGAGTAACTCTGAATGCAATTATACTAACCACCAGTTGTAAC of the Brassica rapa cultivar Chiifu-401-42 chromosome A03, CAAS_Brap_v3.01, whole genome shotgun sequence genome contains:
- the LOC103856477 gene encoding molybdopterin biosynthesis protein CNX1 gives rise to the protein MDASEGCCGSNEKTEMIPTEEALRIVLSVSERLPPVVVSLQEALGKVLAEDIRAPDPLPPYPASVKDGYAVVASDGPGEYPVITESRAGNDGLGVTVTPGTVAYVTTGGPIPDGADAVVQVEDTEVIGDVSTEPRRVKILIQTKKGTDIRRVGCDIEKDATVLKTGERIGASEIGLLATAGVTLVKVYPMPTVAVLSTGDELVEPTAGTLGRGQIRDSNRAMLVAAVMQQQCKVVDLGIVRDDRKELERVLDEAISSGVDIILSSGGVSMGDRDFVKPLLKEKGKVHFSKVLMKPGKPLTFAEISAKPTKSVMGKTVLAFGLPGNPVSCLVCFNLFVVPAIRQLAGWTSPHPLRVQARLQQPIKSDSIRPEFHRAIIKWKENDGSGTSGFVAESTGHQMSSRLLSMRSANALLELPATGKVLSAGTSVSAVIVSDISGFSIDKKNSLSEPKSITKEMKNNEVPGPDYKVAILTVSDTVSAGAGPDRSGPRAVSVIDSSSEKLGGAKVVATAVVPDEVERIKDILQKWSDVDEIDLILTLGGTGFTPRDITPEATKQVIERETPGLLFVMMQESLKITPFAMLSRSAAGIRGSTLIINMPGNPNAVAECMEALLPALKHALKQIKGDKREKHPKHIPHAEASPAPAADTWDKSYKAAYEGAEETKDAGCSCTH